The following coding sequences lie in one Deferribacterota bacterium genomic window:
- a CDS encoding Fur family transcriptional regulator — protein sequence MFKDNAIEALKKSGLKVTKPRMWIVEYLDGNKNHPTAIDIFENIRKEKKNMSFATVYNTLEILVKQGIVRQLKTDEKSCRFDPDTELHGHFYCKYCGSLYDIEINQKDLFKDLDGYGDIDGYEIVLYGKCNSCKKQN from the coding sequence ATGTTTAAAGATAATGCAATTGAAGCGTTGAAGAAAAGTGGTTTAAAGGTAACAAAACCAAGGATGTGGATTGTTGAATATTTAGATGGTAATAAAAATCATCCAACAGCAATAGATATATTTGAGAACATAAGAAAGGAAAAGAAAAATATGTCCTTTGCAACTGTATATAATACATTGGAGATTTTAGTTAAGCAAGGGATTGTTAGGCAGCTTAAAACAGATGAAAAGAGTTGCAGGTTTGACCCAGATACAGAGCTGCACGGCCATTTCTATTGTAAATACTGTGGTTCTCTATATGATATTGAAATTAACCAGAAGGATTTATTTAAAGATCTAGATGGTTATGGGGATATTGATGGATATGAAATAGTTTTATATGGAAAATGTAATTCTTGCAAGAAGCAGAACTAA